A stretch of Faecalibacterium duncaniae DNA encodes these proteins:
- a CDS encoding DEAD/DEAH box helicase family protein, whose protein sequence is MELYQTQPDRKLRAKALAKEYGIGGHSQDFLDGSSGFVNHDGKGLEFDHYPDHQKVTLSWTQVEKYIDLMIQSDRYLTDKEKEHRAAVQEAERQLPMLDGDAAAEYNALKEQYPNTLIGFELGGYFLFYDKDAITVKEVFRSNLLSQENALGKVKVTGFLRREWVAKSQKLWAEGNSIYLAGQGEDGTHHQTKYLREEDYLPIGIIIKLDGRDFRVDHVNFMFKSVSLQDMDLTNSGQPIFRVERLPNIRELYEQQQDEIIDVSPEKAVDYKVGDEVVVDLPTRTIEGKIGYVGEMDVRIDTSAHGQSWDNEVLNKQQFEDGLRRDEPTPDEELDKLPISVEVNGEWQTFPDAAAADEALNSEPMPEAAGNFHITDDDLGVGGPKQKYARNIEAIRTLFRLEQEHRGATAEEQQVLSQYVGWGGLADAFDPDKDNWAKEYMELKGLLSEDEYAAARSSTLNAHYTSPVVIRSIYDAVEKMGFQSGNILEPSMGVGNFFGMLPTSMADSRLYGVELDSITGRIAKKLYPQADITVAGFETTDRRDFYDLAVGNVPFGQYKVNDKAYNKLGFSIHNYFFAKAIDQVRPGGVVAFVTSRYTMDSKDSTARKHMAERADLLGAIRLPNNAFKANAGTEVVSDIIFLQKRDRPADIEPTWVQLGQTENGFNVNQYFVDHPEMILGQLTLESTQYGHDLTVAPLEGTSLADQLAEAVQHIEGQYTAAEIAAPDVADVEAQRKTLPADPAVKNFSYAVVDGEIYYRENSIMTQIELSDNAKGRVAGMVELRQIVNELIQQQLNDYPDEDIKATQERLNAAYDAFTAKYGLINDKKNARLFDDDSSYYLLCSLENLDENKNLKSKADMFTKRTIRPERVVTSVDTPSEALAISIGEHGKVDLPYMADLLGTPGDYGRITTELSGVIFKDPAADADDPEAGWQTADEYLSGNVRDKLRMAQLAAESRPEFRVNVDALTKAQPKDLEASEIDVRLGATWLDPSIVQQFMMETFQPPYRIRYNNAITVRYSPYTSEWRISNKSATGFGDIMATETYGTRRANAYKILEDTLNLRDSRVYDTIVEDGKEKRVLNQNETTLAQQKQQAIKDAFAGWVWKDPQRRALLVKKYNELFNSTRPREYDGSHIHFVGMNPEINLREHQRNAVAHVLYGYNTLLAHEVGAGKSFEMAASAMELKRLGLCQKSLFVVPNHLTEQWASEFLRLYPNAKLLVTSKKDFEPANRKKFCARIATGDYDAVIIGHSQFEKIPLSAERQERLIQEQMDEIEEAIEEAKAQVGEHFTVKQLEKLRKSLKQKLEKLQGADRKDDVVTFEQLGVDRLFVDESQNYKNLFLYTKMRNVAGLSTSEAQKSSDMFGKCRYLDEITGGRGVIFATGTPISNSMTEMYTLMRYLQYNTLQQKGLTHFDAWASTFGETTTAIELAPEGTGYRARTRFAKFFNLPELMAMFKEAADIKTSDQLHLPVPDAKFETVVVKPSEIQQDMVQALSERAAEVHSGSVDPSVDNMLKITSDGRKIGLDQRLMNSALPDDPSSKLNACVNNVLRIWNDTKEQKLTQLIFCDMSTPKGDGSFNVYDDIRSKLLNAGVPEQEIEFIHNADTENKKAELFSKVRSGQVRVLLGSTAKMGAGTNVQTLLVAVHHLDVGWRPSDMTQRNGRIIRQGNQNKQVYVYNYVTESTFDAYLYQTLENKQKFISQIMTSKSPMRSCDDIDEQALSYAEIKALCAGDPRIREKMDLDVQVAKLKVLRGDFQNQKYRLEDKLLKTFPEEIQKQKNRIAALQQDSQIAAAHPQDKENFCGMTIKGMVYDDKKAAGERLLLARQEMPNADMMLLGTYRGFELNIRFDSFKNEHQAVLRAELSYPVSLGDDARGNIIRLDNAIDNFADRIADAENALQNLEQQKQAAEVEVAKPFAQEEELAEKSARLAELNALLNIDRDRSSSQDAPEETEETETPAIRPSVLAALGEKTNQPEPVKPFRSYYDKDGDAR, encoded by the coding sequence ATCGAACTGTACCAGACACAGCCCGACCGCAAACTCCGCGCTAAAGCATTGGCGAAAGAGTACGGCATCGGCGGACATTCGCAGGATTTTCTGGATGGCAGCAGCGGTTTTGTAAATCATGATGGAAAAGGACTTGAATTTGACCACTACCCGGATCATCAAAAGGTTACGTTAAGCTGGACACAGGTCGAGAAATACATCGACCTGATGATTCAGTCTGACCGCTACCTGACCGATAAGGAAAAAGAGCATCGTGCCGCCGTGCAGGAAGCGGAACGACAGCTCCCAATGCTGGATGGTGATGCCGCTGCCGAATACAATGCTCTGAAAGAGCAGTACCCCAATACCCTGATTGGCTTTGAACTGGGCGGATATTTTCTGTTCTATGACAAAGATGCAATCACTGTAAAGGAAGTTTTTCGTTCTAATTTGCTGTCACAGGAAAATGCGCTGGGAAAAGTCAAAGTGACCGGCTTTTTGCGCAGAGAGTGGGTAGCAAAATCGCAGAAGCTGTGGGCCGAGGGCAACAGCATCTATCTGGCTGGACAAGGCGAAGATGGCACCCACCACCAGACAAAATATCTGCGAGAGGAAGATTATCTGCCGATCGGCATCATCATCAAGCTAGATGGCCGGGATTTCCGTGTGGATCACGTCAACTTCATGTTCAAATCCGTCAGCTTGCAGGACATGGACTTGACCAACAGCGGACAGCCCATCTTCCGGGTTGAACGGTTGCCCAATATCCGGGAACTGTATGAGCAGCAGCAGGATGAAATTATTGACGTTTCTCCTGAAAAGGCTGTTGATTACAAGGTCGGTGACGAAGTTGTTGTTGACCTTCCCACCCGAACCATCGAAGGCAAAATCGGCTATGTAGGCGAAATGGATGTTCGCATCGACACCAGCGCGCATGGGCAGTCGTGGGATAACGAGGTACTCAACAAGCAGCAATTCGAGGACGGTCTGCGGCGGGATGAACCTACACCTGATGAGGAACTGGACAAGTTGCCTATCTCTGTGGAGGTCAATGGCGAGTGGCAGACCTTTCCGGATGCTGCTGCCGCAGACGAAGCCCTGAACTCTGAACCGATGCCGGAAGCCGCAGGAAATTTTCACATCACGGATGATGATTTGGGTGTCGGAGGTCCTAAGCAGAAGTACGCCCGGAACATCGAAGCCATCCGTACCCTGTTCCGGTTGGAGCAGGAGCACCGGGGTGCCACCGCCGAGGAGCAGCAGGTGCTTTCCCAGTATGTGGGCTGGGGCGGTTTGGCAGATGCCTTTGACCCGGATAAGGATAACTGGGCAAAAGAGTATATGGAACTGAAAGGGCTGCTCTCCGAGGATGAATACGCCGCCGCCCGTTCCAGCACCCTGAACGCCCACTACACCTCCCCGGTAGTGATTCGTTCTATTTATGATGCGGTCGAGAAGATGGGCTTCCAGTCTGGCAACATCTTGGAACCGTCCATGGGTGTGGGCAACTTCTTCGGAATGTTGCCCACCAGCATGGCAGACAGCCGCTTGTACGGCGTGGAGTTGGACAGCATCACCGGGCGCATTGCGAAAAAACTGTACCCGCAGGCTGATATTACCGTGGCTGGCTTTGAGACTACCGACCGCCGCGATTTTTATGATCTTGCGGTGGGCAACGTGCCTTTCGGTCAGTACAAGGTCAACGATAAGGCGTACAACAAGCTGGGATTTTCTATCCACAATTATTTCTTTGCGAAAGCCATCGACCAAGTGCGTCCGGGCGGCGTGGTGGCATTCGTCACCAGCCGTTACACCATGGACAGCAAGGACAGCACCGCCCGCAAGCACATGGCAGAGCGTGCTGATTTGTTGGGTGCAATTCGTCTGCCGAATAATGCGTTTAAGGCTAATGCAGGCACCGAGGTCGTTTCGGACATCATCTTCCTGCAAAAGCGTGACCGCCCTGCGGACATCGAACCCACATGGGTGCAGTTGGGGCAGACCGAAAATGGCTTCAATGTCAACCAGTACTTTGTAGATCATCCAGAAATGATTCTGGGACAGCTTACTCTGGAAAGCACCCAGTACGGTCATGATCTGACCGTTGCGCCCCTTGAGGGCACCAGCCTTGCCGATCAGCTTGCCGAGGCGGTGCAGCACATCGAGGGTCAGTACACCGCAGCAGAGATTGCCGCCCCAGATGTTGCCGATGTGGAAGCGCAGCGCAAAACGCTGCCCGCAGACCCCGCTGTGAAGAATTTCTCGTATGCTGTGGTGGATGGTGAGATTTACTACCGCGAGAACTCCATCATGACGCAGATCGAACTGTCCGATAATGCCAAAGGCCGTGTAGCTGGTATGGTGGAGTTGCGGCAGATCGTCAACGAACTGATTCAGCAGCAGTTGAATGACTACCCGGACGAGGATATCAAGGCAACACAGGAGCGTTTGAACGCCGCCTATGATGCCTTTACCGCAAAATACGGTCTGATCAACGATAAGAAAAATGCCCGCCTGTTCGATGATGACAGCTCCTACTATCTGCTCTGTTCATTGGAAAATCTGGATGAGAATAAAAATCTCAAATCTAAAGCGGATATGTTCACCAAGCGGACGATTCGCCCGGAACGTGTTGTCACCAGTGTGGATACCCCCAGCGAAGCACTGGCGATATCCATCGGGGAACACGGCAAGGTCGATTTGCCTTATATGGCTGACCTGTTGGGTACACCCGGTGATTATGGGCGTATCACCACCGAGCTGTCTGGTGTGATCTTCAAAGATCCCGCCGCCGATGCAGACGACCCTGAAGCCGGCTGGCAGACGGCGGACGAATATCTTTCCGGTAATGTGCGCGATAAACTGCGCATGGCACAACTTGCTGCAGAAAGCCGCCCGGAGTTCAGGGTCAATGTGGATGCGCTGACCAAGGCGCAGCCCAAAGATCTGGAGGCATCTGAAATTGACGTGCGGCTGGGTGCCACATGGCTTGATCCCTCTATCGTGCAGCAGTTCATGATGGAAACTTTTCAGCCGCCCTATCGTATCCGCTACAACAATGCCATTACCGTCCGCTACTCTCCTTATACTTCCGAATGGAGGATCAGCAATAAATCTGCTACCGGCTTTGGTGACATTATGGCTACTGAAACCTACGGTACCCGCCGAGCCAACGCTTACAAGATTTTGGAGGACACCTTAAATTTGCGTGACAGCCGCGTTTATGATACCATCGTGGAGGATGGCAAGGAAAAGCGCGTGCTGAATCAGAACGAAACCACCCTCGCCCAGCAGAAACAGCAGGCTATCAAGGACGCTTTTGCTGGCTGGGTCTGGAAAGACCCGCAGCGACGCGCCTTACTGGTAAAGAAGTACAACGAGCTTTTTAACAGCACTCGGCCCCGTGAGTATGATGGTTCCCACATTCATTTTGTGGGCATGAATCCAGAGATCAATTTGCGAGAGCATCAGCGCAATGCGGTTGCCCATGTGCTGTATGGGTACAACACCCTTTTGGCGCACGAAGTCGGTGCCGGCAAGAGTTTTGAGATGGCGGCTTCCGCTATGGAACTGAAACGTCTGGGCTTGTGTCAGAAAAGTCTTTTTGTCGTGCCAAATCATTTGACGGAACAATGGGCCAGCGAGTTTTTACGCCTGTACCCCAATGCAAAGCTGCTGGTTACCAGCAAAAAAGATTTTGAACCCGCTAATCGCAAAAAATTCTGTGCGAGAATTGCGACCGGCGACTACGACGCAGTGATCATCGGACACAGCCAGTTTGAAAAGATACCCTTGTCCGCAGAACGACAGGAGCGTTTGATTCAGGAACAGATGGATGAAATCGAGGAGGCCATCGAAGAAGCGAAAGCACAGGTTGGTGAGCATTTCACGGTAAAGCAGCTGGAAAAACTGCGTAAGTCTCTGAAACAGAAACTGGAGAAGCTGCAAGGCGCAGACCGTAAAGATGATGTGGTTACGTTTGAGCAATTGGGCGTAGACAGGTTATTTGTGGACGAAAGCCAAAATTATAAGAACTTGTTCTTATATACAAAGATGCGGAATGTGGCTGGCTTGAGCACATCCGAAGCGCAAAAATCCTCCGATATGTTTGGAAAATGCCGCTACCTCGATGAGATCACCGGAGGCCGTGGTGTTATTTTTGCGACAGGCACCCCTATCAGCAACAGCATGACCGAGATGTACACCCTCATGCGCTATCTCCAGTACAACACCTTGCAACAGAAAGGACTGACCCATTTTGATGCGTGGGCATCCACCTTCGGTGAGACAACCACGGCCATTGAACTTGCGCCCGAAGGTACCGGATACCGTGCACGCACCCGGTTCGCTAAGTTCTTCAACCTTCCTGAACTGATGGCGATGTTCAAAGAAGCGGCGGATATCAAGACCAGCGACCAGCTTCATCTCCCGGTGCCTGATGCAAAATTTGAGACGGTAGTGGTCAAGCCTTCGGAAATCCAACAGGACATGGTGCAGGCGTTGAGCGAACGTGCAGCCGAAGTCCACAGCGGTTCTGTTGACCCTTCTGTGGATAATATGTTGAAAATTACGTCGGATGGCCGCAAAATTGGTCTTGACCAGCGGTTGATGAACTCGGCTTTGCCCGATGACCCCAGCAGTAAGTTGAATGCCTGCGTCAACAACGTCCTGCGCATCTGGAACGACACCAAGGAGCAGAAGCTGACCCAGCTGATTTTCTGCGATATGTCTACTCCAAAGGGGGACGGTTCGTTCAACGTCTATGATGATATTCGCTCCAAGCTTCTCAATGCTGGTGTGCCCGAACAGGAGATCGAGTTCATCCACAACGCAGATACAGAGAACAAGAAAGCAGAACTTTTCTCCAAGGTACGCAGCGGACAGGTGCGTGTGCTGCTGGGAAGCACGGCCAAAATGGGAGCCGGTACAAATGTCCAGACGCTTCTTGTGGCAGTGCATCATCTGGATGTAGGCTGGCGTCCGTCCGATATGACCCAGCGCAATGGCAGAATCATCCGTCAAGGCAATCAAAACAAACAAGTGTACGTCTATAATTACGTCACTGAATCGACATTTGACGCCTACCTCTATCAGACCCTTGAGAATAAGCAGAAGTTTATCTCGCAGATCATGACGAGCAAATCGCCCATGCGCTCCTGCGATGATATTGATGAACAGGCTCTGTCTTACGCCGAAATCAAGGCTTTGTGTGCCGGTGATCCGCGCATCCGGGAAAAGATGGATTTGGACGTGCAGGTGGCAAAATTGAAAGTTCTGCGCGGTGACTTCCAAAATCAGAAATACCGTCTGGAAGATAAGCTGCTCAAGACATTCCCGGAAGAGATCCAGAAACAGAAAAACCGTATTGCTGCTTTACAACAGGATTCACAGATTGCAGCAGCACATCCACAGGACAAAGAAAACTTCTGCGGCATGACCATCAAGGGCATGGTGTACGATGACAAAAAGGCTGCGGGCGAACGGCTGCTGCTGGCTCGGCAGGAGATGCCCAATGCTGATATGATGCTGCTGGGCACCTACCGTGGCTTTGAACTGAACATCCGGTTCGACAGCTTCAAGAATGAGCATCAGGCCGTACTCCGGGCAGAGTTGAGCTACCCGGTGTCGCTGGGCGATGATGCGCGCGGCAACATCATTCGTCTGGACAATGCCATCGACAATTTTGCTGACCGAATTGCAGACGCTGAAAATGCTCTGCAAAATCTGGAACAGCAGAAGCAGGCCGCAGAGGTCGAAGTGGCAAAGCCCTTTGCACAGGAGGAGGAACTGGCCGAAAAGTCTGCCCGCCTTGCCGAACTGAATGCTCTACTGAATATCGACCGTGACCGCAGTTCCTCGCAGGATGCTCCCGAAGAAACCGAGGAAACCGAAACACCCGCAATTCGTCCGTCTGTGCTGGCTGCACTGGGGGAAAAGACCAATCAGCCGGAGCCTGTCAAACCGTTCCGCAGCTACTATGATAAGGATGGTGATGCACGATGA
- a CDS encoding plasmid mobilization protein, with amino-acid sequence MKEKRDEIIILRLTKTEKNRIYEKMFSMGIRSLSAYIRKMALDGYCLNLDLPQLRRMAYLLQNCSNNLNQYAKAANENGRVYAADMEDLRQRLDELIDIGKQILSKLAEL; translated from the coding sequence ATGAAAGAGAAGCGGGATGAAATCATCATCCTGCGCCTGACCAAAACAGAAAAGAACCGCATCTATGAAAAGATGTTCAGCATGGGCATCCGCAGCCTGAGTGCCTATATCCGCAAAATGGCATTGGATGGATACTGCCTGAATCTCGATCTGCCGCAGCTACGCCGAATGGCTTATCTGCTCCAGAATTGCAGCAACAATCTGAATCAGTACGCCAAAGCCGCCAATGAAAACGGTCGGGTCTACGCCGCTGACATGGAGGATCTGCGGCAGCGTCTGGACGAACTGATTGACATTGGCAAGCAAATTCTTTCCAAGCTGGCAGAGCTATAA
- a CDS encoding relaxase/mobilization nuclease domain-containing protein gives MAATRLIALHKNKGKSVAACLKSRTDYAQNPDKTNKGELVSSYECSPLTADEEFMLSKRQYELMTGRRQKSDVIAYQIRQSFKPGEITAEEANKVGYELAMRFTKGKYAFIVATHTDREHIHNHIIYNSTALDSTRKFRDFLLSGLAVQRLSDLICLEHQLSVIEIKPYRERQKRTLYPPKESNRDKLCSVIDGILLNEKPVDFEIFLKKLEQQGYEVKRGKHTSVKGARQKRFIRFRTLGTGYGEDEIKAVIAGEAEHRPHQKQPPKEQSFHLLVDIQAKLSEGKGEGYARWTKRYNLKEMSKTLIFLQENKIGSIEEMQERVNAATARYHELGDSIKAAEQRMAEIAVLRAHIVNYAKTRPVYDAYRKAGYSKKFLEEHREQITLHKAAKVAFDEASLKKLPKVKELDAEYSALLSQKKAAYPAYRKARDEMQELKKAQKNVELFFAEEKDPKEKSQTR, from the coding sequence TTGGCTGCAACACGTTTGATCGCGCTGCACAAAAACAAGGGCAAGTCGGTTGCGGCCTGCCTGAAAAGCCGCACGGACTATGCGCAGAATCCTGACAAAACGAACAAGGGAGAGTTGGTCAGCAGCTATGAGTGCAGCCCATTGACCGCAGACGAAGAATTTATGCTCTCCAAACGCCAGTATGAGTTGATGACTGGGCGCAGGCAGAAAAGCGATGTGATTGCCTATCAAATTCGACAGTCTTTCAAACCCGGTGAAATCACCGCCGAAGAAGCCAACAAGGTGGGCTACGAACTGGCAATGCGTTTCACCAAAGGCAAGTATGCGTTTATTGTCGCAACGCATACCGACCGAGAACACATTCATAATCACATTATCTACAACTCCACTGCATTGGACAGCACCCGGAAATTCCGGGATTTTTTATTGTCCGGGCTGGCGGTGCAGCGGTTGAGCGATTTGATTTGTCTGGAACATCAGTTGTCCGTTATTGAAATCAAGCCGTACCGGGAGCGGCAAAAGCGCACACTTTATCCACCCAAAGAAAGCAATCGTGACAAGCTGTGTTCTGTAATTGACGGCATCCTGCTGAACGAGAAGCCTGTGGACTTTGAAATCTTTCTTAAAAAGCTGGAACAACAAGGCTATGAGGTCAAACGAGGAAAGCACACTTCGGTCAAAGGCGCACGGCAGAAACGCTTTATCCGTTTTCGCACATTGGGCACCGGCTATGGCGAGGACGAGATCAAGGCGGTCATCGCCGGAGAAGCAGAACACCGCCCACATCAGAAGCAGCCGCCAAAAGAACAGTCGTTCCACCTGTTGGTGGACATTCAGGCAAAACTCTCCGAGGGCAAAGGCGAAGGCTACGCACGGTGGACAAAACGCTATAATCTGAAAGAAATGTCCAAGACCCTGATTTTCTTACAGGAAAATAAAATCGGCAGCATCGAAGAAATGCAGGAACGAGTAAATGCAGCGACTGCACGATACCATGAACTAGGCGATTCCATCAAGGCCGCAGAGCAACGTATGGCAGAGATTGCTGTCCTGCGGGCGCACATCGTCAACTATGCCAAAACCCGACCTGTGTATGATGCCTACCGTAAGGCTGGGTACAGCAAGAAGTTTTTGGAAGAACACCGGGAACAAATCACGCTGCACAAGGCGGCAAAAGTCGCTTTTGACGAAGCGAGTTTGAAAAAGTTGCCAAAGGTAAAAGAACTGGATGCCGAATACTCCGCACTGCTTTCTCAAAAGAAAGCTGCTTATCCAGCCTACCGTAAGGCACGGGATGAAATGCAGGAATTGAAAAAAGCACAGAAGAATGTAGAGCTGTTCTTCGCCGAGGAAAAAGACCCCAAGGAAAAATCGCAGACCCGCTAA
- a CDS encoding helix-turn-helix domain-containing protein has protein sequence MDYMTLKEAAEKWGVTPRRVNYYCAAGRIPGAVKMAGVWLIPKTAEKPIDGRTKQGRCRKHETI, from the coding sequence ATGGACTATATGACATTGAAAGAGGCCGCCGAGAAGTGGGGCGTGACACCTCGTAGAGTAAATTACTATTGTGCTGCTGGGCGTATCCCCGGCGCTGTGAAGATGGCTGGTGTTTGGCTGATTCCCAAAACTGCAGAAAAGCCGATTGATGGCCGGACAAAACAAGGAAGGTGCAGAAAGCATGAAACGATATAA
- a CDS encoding response regulator transcription factor, translated as MKRYKIMIIEDDPVIQGELQTLLNGNGYATIGIKDFSAVIEQIQDETPHLILLDIKLPGENGFALCSKIRTFSEVPIIFVTSCNTDMDELNSIMLGGDAFITKPYNTAILLAKIASLLKKAYPAQQQEQIVYGDAVLHLESSSLDYNGRSVELTKNELKILYYLFKNGGKICSRGDMIEYLWDNQLYVDDNTLSVNINRIREKLAGIGLTDFIKTKHRQGYTI; from the coding sequence ATGAAACGATATAAAATTATGATAATTGAAGATGATCCTGTGATACAGGGAGAATTGCAAACATTATTGAATGGAAATGGATATGCAACGATTGGCATAAAGGATTTTTCTGCTGTGATAGAACAGATTCAGGATGAAACGCCACATCTGATTTTGTTGGACATTAAGTTGCCCGGAGAGAATGGCTTTGCTTTATGCTCTAAAATCCGTACCTTCTCCGAGGTGCCGATTATTTTTGTAACGAGCTGTAATACAGATATGGATGAATTAAACAGCATTATGCTGGGTGGCGATGCTTTTATCACGAAGCCCTATAACACAGCAATCCTGCTTGCGAAAATCGCTTCCCTACTGAAAAAAGCTTATCCCGCACAGCAGCAGGAACAGATCGTCTATGGAGATGCGGTGCTGCATTTGGAATCCAGCAGTTTGGACTATAATGGACGGAGCGTAGAACTTACTAAGAACGAATTGAAAATTCTCTATTATTTGTTCAAGAACGGTGGAAAAATCTGTTCTCGCGGAGATATGATTGAGTATTTGTGGGACAATCAGCTATATGTGGATGACAATACTTTGAGCGTCAATATCAACCGCATCCGGGAAAAACTGGCGGGCATCGGTCTGACGGATTTTATCAAGACAAAGCACCGACAGGGGTACACGATATGA
- a CDS encoding sensor histidine kinase → MNSRRYWKNRLPFLLTNLVCMAALTVFLLVCGNSVSAVVLILIVWALILLTGLVLTYWKRKRQMKKLLDMAEQLSERYLISEVMELPEQAEDQVYYQLLKMAGKSMLEQIGEVERERLEYKEYIEQWIHEIKTPITAMKLLCENHRTDWTKELLLELEKTNRFTEQALYYARSEHTEKDYSVREMALSQVVHQAIADNKYLLLQGGMRLEVEEMQDTVYSDEKWVRFILNQLIANAVKYRTEQPVLRISTHKRQDQVVLVVEDNGIGIAASDLPRIFEKGFTGQNGRMVQQSTGIGLYLCKRLCEKLGIGIAAESSEQGTAISLAFHINCLIHEVQG, encoded by the coding sequence ATGAACAGCAGACGATATTGGAAAAACAGGCTACCATTTCTGCTGACGAACCTTGTTTGTATGGCTGCACTCACTGTATTTTTGCTGGTGTGCGGCAATTCGGTTTCCGCAGTAGTATTGATCCTGATTGTATGGGCATTGATTTTGCTGACGGGACTTGTCCTCACTTACTGGAAACGGAAGCGGCAGATGAAAAAACTTCTGGATATGGCGGAGCAGCTTTCCGAAAGATACCTCATTTCCGAAGTGATGGAGCTGCCGGAACAGGCCGAGGATCAGGTTTACTATCAGCTTTTGAAAATGGCTGGAAAATCCATGTTGGAACAGATCGGAGAAGTCGAGCGAGAACGCCTGGAGTACAAAGAATACATTGAGCAATGGATTCACGAAATCAAAACGCCCATTACTGCCATGAAACTCCTATGTGAAAACCACCGGACGGACTGGACAAAGGAACTTCTGCTGGAACTGGAAAAGACCAACCGCTTTACCGAACAAGCTCTTTATTACGCCCGCAGTGAGCATACAGAGAAAGATTATTCTGTCCGGGAAATGGCACTGTCCCAAGTGGTGCATCAGGCGATTGCAGATAATAAATATCTGCTGCTCCAAGGTGGTATGCGTCTGGAAGTGGAGGAAATGCAGGACACGGTTTATTCAGATGAAAAGTGGGTGCGCTTTATTCTGAACCAACTGATTGCCAATGCGGTCAAGTATCGTACGGAACAACCGGTTCTCCGCATTTCTACTCATAAACGGCAAGATCAGGTTGTTCTTGTCGTGGAGGACAATGGAATTGGGATTGCTGCGTCCGATCTGCCCCGTATCTTTGAAAAGGGATTTACCGGTCAGAATGGTCGTATGGTCCAGCAGTCCACAGGCATTGGCCTGTACCTATGCAAACGGCTCTGTGAAAAGCTGGGCATTGGCATTGCGGCAGAATCATCGGAACAAGGAACCGCCATTTCCCTGGCGTTTCACATCAACTGTCTGATCCATGAAGTGCAGGGCTGA
- a CDS encoding ABC transporter ATP-binding protein — protein sequence MKEILKLDHIQKYYGNGGNVTKAIQDISFSVQEGEFVGIMGASGSGKTTLLNCISTIDTVSAGHIYLDGTDVTEINEKQIARFRRENLGFVFQDFNLLDTLTISENIALALTINKVPAGEIDGRVREMAGKLNITDILDKYPYQVSGGQKQRCACARAIINQPKLILADEPTGALDSHSSQALLSTIQSINESLDATILMVTHDAFSASYANRILFLRDGAIFAEILKGSDSRRVFFEKILDVLTMMGGGVNDVH from the coding sequence ATGAAAGAAATTTTGAAACTGGATCATATCCAAAAATATTACGGAAATGGCGGGAATGTTACAAAAGCAATTCAGGACATCAGCTTTTCCGTTCAGGAGGGGGAATTTGTAGGAATCATGGGAGCATCCGGTTCCGGCAAGACTACCCTGCTCAACTGTATTTCCACCATTGATACCGTCAGTGCGGGACATATCTATCTGGACGGAACCGATGTGACGGAAATCAACGAAAAACAGATTGCCCGGTTTCGTCGGGAGAATCTTGGATTTGTATTTCAGGATTTTAACCTGCTGGACACTCTGACAATCTCGGAAAACATTGCCTTGGCACTGACTATCAACAAGGTTCCTGCAGGCGAGATTGATGGGCGGGTGCGGGAAATGGCCGGAAAGCTGAATATCACGGATATTCTGGATAAATATCCCTATCAGGTGTCCGGCGGTCAAAAACAGCGGTGTGCCTGTGCCAGAGCTATTATCAACCAGCCAAAGTTGATCCTGGCGGACGAACCTACCGGCGCGTTAGATAGTCACTCATCACAAGCCTTGCTCTCCACAATCCAGAGTATTAACGAAAGCCTTGACGCCACAATCCTGATGGTAACACACGACGCTTTTTCGGCAAGCTATGCCAATCGTATTCTCTTTTTAAGAGATGGTGCGATCTTCGCGGAAATTCTCAAAGGCAGTGATTCTCGTAGGGTTTTCTTTGAAAAAATCTTGGATGTCCTCACCATGATGGGAGGGGGTGTGAATGATGTACACTAA